In a single window of the Gloeocapsa sp. DLM2.Bin57 genome:
- a CDS encoding gfo/Idh/MocA family oxidoreductase, which produces MNQIKPIKVAVVGTGFGEKVHIPGFKEHPETEVVAVYHRDPSKVEGIASTHNIPYAFTNLDDLLSLESLDAVSIATPPFLHYEMGKQVLMAKKHLLLEKPMTITTPEIEELYALAQQNNLIAIPDFEFRFIPAWQLLAEYLQKGYVGKKYLIKIDWLVASRANPERPWNWYSRTDLGGGVLGAIGSHCFDYINWLFGPVKRLCGFLNCAIPWRPDPVSNYALKAVDSDDTTLIMLELADGTPCQVSLSSVTNNGRGHWLEIYGDQGTLVLGSSNLKDYVHGFRLSAAPPDKPLTEVEIPKRLAFPQVYSDGRLAPFIRVVDTWVQGIKQGQPTTPSLEDGIYSQLLVNLTQESHRQKCWVNVPLVHQIKN; this is translated from the coding sequence ATGAATCAAATTAAACCAATTAAAGTAGCAGTAGTAGGTACAGGTTTCGGTGAGAAAGTCCATATACCTGGATTTAAAGAACACCCTGAAACAGAAGTAGTCGCTGTTTATCATCGTGATCCCTCTAAAGTAGAAGGGATCGCTTCTACTCATAATATTCCTTATGCTTTTACTAATCTCGATGATTTACTCTCTCTAGAATCTCTCGACGCTGTCAGTATCGCTACTCCTCCTTTTTTACATTATGAAATGGGGAAACAAGTGCTCATGGCTAAAAAACACCTGTTGTTAGAAAAGCCCATGACCATAACTACCCCAGAAATAGAAGAGTTATACGCTTTAGCCCAACAAAATAATCTCATTGCTATTCCTGACTTTGAATTCCGCTTTATTCCTGCTTGGCAATTATTAGCTGAATACTTACAAAAAGGATATGTAGGTAAAAAATATTTGATTAAAATAGATTGGTTAGTAGCTAGTCGCGCTAACCCCGAACGTCCTTGGAATTGGTACTCTCGCACTGATCTCGGTGGTGGGGTTTTAGGGGCGATCGGTTCTCATTGTTTTGACTATATTAACTGGTTGTTTGGTCCTGTTAAACGTCTCTGTGGTTTTCTCAATTGCGCTATACCCTGGAGACCTGATCCCGTTAGTAACTACGCTTTAAAAGCAGTAGATTCTGATGATACTACCCTGATTATGTTAGAGTTAGCCGATGGGACTCCCTGTCAAGTCTCTCTGTCTTCAGTAACTAATAACGGGAGAGGACATTGGTTAGAAATCTACGGTGATCAGGGAACTTTAGTCTTAGGAAGTAGTAACCTTAAAGACTATGTACATGGTTTTCGTCTTTCAGCTGCACCACCAGATAAACCACTGACTGAGGTAGAGATACCTAAACGTCTTGCTTTTCCCCAAGTTTACAGTGATGGACGTCTCGCACCTTTTATTAGGGTAGTAGATACGTGGGTACAAGGGATTAAACAAGGTCAACCTACAACCCCTTCTTTGGAAGATGGAATATACTCTCAGTTGTTAGTCAATTTAACTCAAGAATCTCACCGTCAAAAATGCTGGGTTAATGTTCCCCTTGTTCATCAAATCAAGAACTAA
- the psbA gene encoding photosystem II q(b) protein gives MTISLQQNQSSNIWEQFCQWITNTENRLYIGWFGVLMIPTLLTATICFIIAFIAAPPVDIDGVREPIAGSLLYGNNIITAAVVPSSNAIGLHFYPIWEAANIDEWLYNGGPYQLIIFHFLIGIFSYMGRQWELSYRLGMRPWICIAYSAPVSAATAVLLIYSIGQGSFSDGLPLGISGTFNFMLVLQAEHNVLMHPFHMLGVAGVFGGALFSAMHGSLVTSSLIRETTENESQNSGYKFGQEEETYNIVAAHGYFGRLIFQYASFNNSRSLHFFLGAWPVIGIWFASLAVCCFAFNLNGFNFNQSILDAQGRVVMSWADVINRAGLGIEAMHERNVHNFPLDLASGEMQPIALTAPTIHS, from the coding sequence ATGACTATATCTTTACAACAAAACCAAAGTAGCAATATTTGGGAACAATTTTGCCAATGGATTACTAACACCGAAAACCGCTTATACATAGGTTGGTTTGGGGTATTAATGATTCCTACCCTATTAACAGCAACGATTTGCTTTATCATTGCCTTTATTGCAGCGCCTCCTGTGGATATTGATGGAGTTCGTGAACCGATCGCGGGTTCTTTACTCTATGGAAACAATATCATTACAGCAGCGGTTGTACCTAGTTCCAACGCTATTGGGTTACACTTTTACCCTATTTGGGAAGCAGCTAACATCGATGAATGGTTATACAACGGCGGACCCTATCAATTAATTATTTTCCATTTTCTGATTGGTATTTTCTCTTATATGGGTCGTCAATGGGAATTATCTTACCGTTTAGGGATGCGTCCTTGGATTTGTATCGCTTATAGCGCTCCTGTATCAGCAGCAACAGCTGTACTCTTAATTTACTCCATTGGACAAGGTTCATTTTCTGATGGTTTACCCTTAGGAATCAGTGGTACTTTTAACTTTATGTTAGTACTACAAGCAGAGCATAACGTTTTAATGCACCCCTTCCATATGTTAGGTGTAGCGGGGGTATTTGGTGGGGCTTTATTTAGTGCGATGCACGGATCATTAGTCACCTCATCTTTAATCAGAGAAACAACCGAAAACGAATCTCAAAACTCTGGTTACAAATTCGGTCAAGAAGAAGAAACCTACAATATAGTAGCAGCTCACGGTTATTTTGGTCGTCTAATCTTCCAATACGCTTCTTTTAACAACAGTCGTAGCTTACACTTCTTCTTAGGAGCATGGCCCGTCATTGGTATCTGGTTCGCCTCTTTAGCTGTATGTTGCTTTGCTTTTAACCTAAATGGTTTCAACTTTAACCAATCTATCTTAGATGCACAAGGTCGTGTAGTTATGAGTTGGGCTGATGTGATCAACCGTGCAGGTTTAGGGATTGAAGCTATGCACGAACGCAACGTTCACAACTTCCCCTTAGACTTAGCATCAGGTGAAATGCAACCTATTGCTTTAACTGCTCCTACTATCCACAGTTAA
- a CDS encoding J domain-containing protein: MATVVNSVGTMGVIFTGLCLFIIFFSFTCWFFYGLKVEYPPNSDYLLKGQFSPLACFWEDAPSPALQGQAYHLATPIACIVTKTWLNFYRENLGKPGVNYWEWLNFPESNQVCAELSALLTLKPPTSEVNSILMLLPSQPLQPFTEGDFWQQTHNYYLFKDWHQTSCKILGKATLEKVYQVCFNISWQTVNEILTLHQQKQLSWWQILNITATAEADEVETAYKGLIRYWHPDINSSPYANQFATMINLAYEEYSNLPPPRRLNSFFEFLYQIYAFLANLKPLKLFLKVSKN, encoded by the coding sequence ATGGCAACAGTGGTTAATTCAGTTGGAACAATGGGAGTAATATTTACAGGTTTATGTCTTTTTATAATCTTTTTCAGCTTTACTTGTTGGTTTTTCTATGGTTTAAAGGTTGAATATCCACCTAATTCAGATTATCTTCTTAAAGGTCAATTTTCACCCCTAGCTTGTTTTTGGGAGGATGCACCATCTCCAGCACTCCAAGGACAAGCATACCATTTAGCGACCCCAATCGCTTGTATAGTTACTAAGACTTGGTTAAATTTTTATCGGGAGAATTTAGGTAAACCTGGAGTTAACTATTGGGAATGGCTTAATTTTCCTGAGTCTAATCAAGTTTGCGCAGAATTATCAGCTTTATTAACTCTCAAACCCCCTACATCAGAGGTTAACTCTATTTTAATGTTATTACCTTCTCAACCTCTACAACCCTTTACTGAGGGTGATTTTTGGCAACAAACTCACAACTATTATCTATTCAAAGATTGGCATCAAACTAGTTGTAAAATCTTAGGTAAAGCTACCCTGGAAAAAGTCTATCAAGTTTGTTTTAATATTTCTTGGCAAACTGTTAACGAAATTCTGACTTTACATCAGCAAAAACAGTTATCTTGGTGGCAAATCTTAAATATTACTGCAACTGCTGAAGCTGACGAGGTAGAAACTGCTTATAAAGGATTAATTCGGTATTGGCATCCTGACATTAATTCTAGCCCCTACGCTAATCAATTCGCTACGATGATCAACTTAGCTTATGAAGAATATAGCAATCTTCCTCCACCCCGTCGTCTCAATTCTTTCTTTGAGTTTTTATACCAGATATATGCTTTTTTGGCTAATCTCAAACCTTTAAAATTATTTCTCAAGGTTAGTAAGAATTGA
- a CDS encoding ribonucleoside-diphosphate reductase subunit alpha yields the protein MAQPTLTVAEKAVSNHQSETNTSKIKVIKRSGRKDNLDVSKIRKVVNWACQGMTLNSITLEAGLTTRLRDGVTTREIQENLIRCALEMCSPSEPDWRYVAGRLHIWSLWKDTIAKRGYLYENYHKTVQAKVESGEYDAKILQYSEAELITAGSWLKSDWDLDYDYAGAVLLSSRYLLEDELPQEAFLTASLLIALVESPQNRLTWAKKFYEAIAQRKISLATPILANLRTRTGSLTSCFITAMDDNLESIFTEVTNTARISKSGGGVGMNCSRIRATGSWVMGKKNASGGVIPWIKILNDTAIAVNQGGRRAGAVTASIDIWHLDVTEFLEMQTENGDQRRKAYDVFPQLVITDEFMRRVVNNQDWTLIDPYQIRQEFGIELAELWGDEFDYWYQQIEKHLDTKVTLYKRINAKELFKLIMRVQVETGLPYLAFKDTINRANPNQHDGYIPGVNLCTESFSNVKPGDKAHCCNLISLNLANLEISEIPYLCELGVRILDNTIEITEPPFSAAKNHNQHYRTIGIGCMGLADWLAKQKLSYTNLEVINDLFEEIGYWCTNSSMELAKERGPYPAFPGSQWSQGNLIGNKPPQWYQENAKHPQRWLQLSVDIQTYGIRNSHITAIAPNTSSSLVQGCTASVLPAYSRFFYDKWAKGTVPIAPPYINDYYWYYQENKTLNQQVVVKAIAAIQQWIDTGISMELIFNLNQGVYDPNQPDKAIKAKDIFDTLIMAWNKGCKAIYYIRTVQKDDYKESEQQCTSCAN from the coding sequence ATGGCACAACCGACGCTGACAGTTGCTGAAAAAGCAGTAAGCAATCATCAATCTGAGACAAATACCAGCAAAATTAAGGTTATCAAACGTAGTGGGAGAAAAGATAACTTAGACGTTAGTAAAATACGTAAAGTGGTAAACTGGGCTTGTCAAGGAATGACGTTAAATTCTATTACCCTAGAAGCAGGGTTAACTACTCGCCTCAGAGACGGTGTAACCACCAGAGAAATTCAAGAAAACCTGATTCGTTGCGCTTTAGAAATGTGTAGTCCAAGTGAACCAGATTGGCGCTACGTAGCAGGAAGATTGCATATTTGGAGTCTTTGGAAAGATACTATCGCTAAACGTGGTTATCTCTACGAAAATTACCACAAAACAGTACAAGCAAAGGTTGAGAGTGGTGAGTATGACGCCAAAATTCTACAATATAGCGAAGCTGAATTAATCACAGCAGGAAGCTGGTTAAAATCAGACTGGGATTTAGATTACGACTATGCAGGAGCAGTACTATTAAGCAGTCGTTATCTATTAGAAGATGAGTTACCCCAAGAAGCTTTCTTAACTGCATCTCTATTAATAGCTTTAGTAGAAAGTCCCCAGAATAGATTAACATGGGCGAAAAAATTCTACGAGGCGATCGCGCAACGAAAAATATCCCTAGCTACCCCTATTTTAGCAAATCTCAGAACCAGAACAGGTTCATTAACTAGCTGTTTTATTACAGCGATGGATGACAACCTAGAAAGTATCTTTACAGAAGTAACCAACACCGCGCGTATCTCCAAAAGTGGTGGAGGAGTCGGGATGAATTGTTCTCGCATTCGCGCTACAGGAAGTTGGGTAATGGGCAAAAAAAACGCTTCAGGGGGTGTAATTCCTTGGATTAAAATACTCAACGACACGGCGATCGCCGTTAACCAAGGAGGAAGACGCGCAGGGGCCGTTACTGCTAGTATTGACATTTGGCATCTTGACGTAACCGAATTTCTAGAGATGCAAACCGAAAACGGTGATCAACGTCGCAAAGCTTATGACGTCTTCCCTCAACTAGTCATCACAGATGAGTTTATGCGTCGTGTGGTGAATAATCAAGATTGGACATTAATTGATCCTTATCAGATTAGACAAGAATTTGGCATCGAATTAGCGGAATTATGGGGAGACGAGTTTGACTACTGGTATCAACAGATAGAAAAGCATCTAGATACTAAAGTTACTCTCTACAAACGAATTAACGCCAAAGAGTTATTTAAGTTAATCATGAGAGTTCAAGTAGAAACAGGGTTACCCTATTTAGCTTTTAAAGATACCATCAACCGCGCTAATCCTAACCAACACGATGGTTATATACCTGGGGTTAATCTCTGTACAGAATCATTCTCTAATGTTAAACCAGGAGATAAAGCCCACTGTTGTAACTTAATTAGTCTTAATCTAGCTAACCTAGAAATTAGCGAAATTCCTTATCTGTGTGAATTGGGAGTAAGAATCCTAGATAACACCATTGAAATTACCGAGCCACCTTTTAGCGCAGCCAAAAACCATAATCAACATTATCGTACCATTGGTATTGGTTGTATGGGTTTAGCCGATTGGTTAGCTAAGCAAAAACTCTCCTATACTAATCTAGAGGTAATTAACGACTTATTTGAAGAGATAGGCTATTGGTGTACCAACTCCTCCATGGAATTAGCTAAAGAAAGAGGCCCTTATCCCGCTTTTCCGGGAAGTCAATGGAGTCAGGGTAACCTCATCGGCAATAAACCCCCACAATGGTATCAAGAAAATGCCAAACACCCTCAACGTTGGTTACAATTATCAGTAGATATCCAAACCTACGGTATCCGCAACTCTCATATCACAGCGATCGCCCCTAATACCTCATCTTCTCTAGTTCAGGGTTGTACAGCTAGTGTTTTACCCGCTTATAGTCGCTTCTTCTATGATAAATGGGCTAAGGGTACGGTACCCATCGCACCACCCTATATCAACGACTATTACTGGTATTACCAAGAAAATAAAACCCTTAACCAGCAAGTAGTAGTTAAGGCGATCGCTGCTATCCAACAATGGATTGACACGGGTATCTCTATGGAGTTAATCTTTAACCTCAATCAAGGGGTTTATGATCCCAATCAACCCGACAAAGCGATTAAAGCCAAGGATATCTTTGATACCCTGATTATGGCTTGGAATAAAGGCTGTAAAGCGATTTACTATATACGTACAGTCCAAAAAGACGACTATAAAGAATCTGAACAGCAATGTACTAGTTGCGCTAATTAA
- a CDS encoding MoaD/ThiS family protein, translating into MTIKVLIPTPLQKFTNDQAVVECSANSFAELIDALDITFPGIKGRLCDENAQPRRFLNFYVNSEDIRFLQGVDTPLQSGDEVSIVPAVAGG; encoded by the coding sequence ATGACAATCAAAGTACTTATTCCCACCCCTCTACAAAAATTCACCAATGACCAAGCTGTAGTTGAATGTAGCGCTAACAGCTTTGCTGAATTAATCGACGCCTTAGATATTACCTTCCCTGGTATTAAAGGTCGTCTCTGTGATGAAAACGCTCAACCTCGACGCTTTTTGAACTTCTACGTCAATAGTGAAGATATCCGTTTTCTGCAAGGTGTAGATACTCCTTTACAATCTGGGGATGAAGTTAGTATAGTTCCTGCTGTTGCAGGTGGTTGA
- a CDS encoding threonine synthase, which yields MTQTTTITEHKPTFTKLVSKEGSKEYPLKALNICEETFAPLEVAYDYDAIKSQVSRESIASGPNSIWRYRAFLPVEGKDVIDVGTGMTPLVKSHRLARRLGLKNLYIKNDAVNMPTLSFKDRVVSVALTRARELGFTTVSCASTGNLANSTAAIAASAGLDCCVFIPADLEAGKILGTLIYNPVVMAVKGNYDQVNRLCSEVGNTYGWGFVNINLRPYYSEGSKTLGFEVAEQLGWELPDHVVAPLASGSLYTKIYKGFQEFIKVGLVADKQVRFSGAQAEGCSPIATAFREGRDFIAPVKPNTIAKSIAIGNPADGIYALDVARKTGGNIESVNDTEIIEGIKLLAETEGIFTETAGGTTVAVLKKLVEAGKIDPEEKTVVYITGNGLKTQEAVQGYIGEPFTIEARLDSFERALERSRTLERLEWQQVLV from the coding sequence ATGACTCAAACCACAACCATAACTGAACACAAGCCTACATTTACTAAACTGGTATCTAAAGAAGGATCTAAAGAATACCCACTTAAAGCGCTCAATATCTGTGAGGAAACCTTTGCACCTTTAGAAGTTGCTTACGATTATGACGCGATTAAAAGTCAAGTCAGTCGCGAAAGTATAGCATCTGGACCAAATTCGATTTGGCGTTACCGCGCTTTCCTACCAGTAGAAGGTAAAGACGTTATTGATGTGGGTACAGGGATGACACCTTTAGTTAAATCCCACCGTTTAGCTCGTCGTCTTGGTCTCAAAAATCTCTATATTAAAAATGATGCCGTAAATATGCCTACCCTTAGCTTCAAAGATAGGGTAGTATCAGTAGCTTTAACCCGCGCGAGGGAGCTAGGCTTTACAACTGTATCTTGTGCAAGTACAGGAAATTTAGCTAACTCTACAGCAGCGATCGCCGCTAGTGCAGGTTTAGATTGTTGTGTATTTATTCCCGCAGATTTAGAAGCAGGAAAAATCCTCGGTACTTTAATTTATAACCCTGTAGTAATGGCGGTTAAAGGTAACTATGACCAAGTTAATCGTCTCTGCTCAGAAGTAGGTAATACTTATGGTTGGGGTTTTGTCAATATTAATCTACGTCCTTACTATTCTGAAGGTTCAAAAACTCTAGGCTTTGAAGTAGCAGAGCAATTGGGTTGGGAACTACCAGATCACGTTGTCGCTCCTTTAGCTTCAGGTTCACTCTACACCAAAATCTATAAAGGATTCCAAGAATTCATCAAAGTAGGTTTAGTCGCAGATAAACAAGTACGTTTCAGCGGTGCTCAAGCAGAGGGTTGCTCCCCCATCGCTACCGCTTTTAGAGAAGGTAGAGACTTTATCGCACCAGTTAAACCCAACACCATCGCTAAATCCATCGCTATTGGTAATCCCGCTGACGGTATTTACGCTCTCGATGTAGCTCGCAAAACAGGTGGTAATATCGAATCAGTTAACGATACCGAAATTATCGAAGGTATCAAACTCCTAGCCGAAACAGAAGGTATCTTCACCGAAACCGCGGGAGGAACAACCGTCGCTGTACTTAAAAAATTGGTAGAAGCTGGTAAAATTGACCCTGAAGAGAAAACCGTAGTCTATATCACTGGTAATGGCTTAAAAACCCAAGAAGCAGTACAAGGATATATTGGCGAACCCTTCACCATCGAAGCTCGTTTAGATAGCTTTGAAAGAGCTTTAGAGCGCTCTCGCACCCTCGAACGTTTAGAATGGCAACAAGTTTTAGTGTAA
- a CDS encoding alpha/beta fold hydrolase — protein sequence MDNTEKTWTWEGFPITYQSCGEEGPAVVLIHGFGASWGHWRKNLPILGQTNRCYALDLIGFGNSAKPQPGIKINYTFETWAKLVTDFCEQVIGTPAFLVGNSIGSIVAMESAIASPDLVLGVAALNCSLRLLHERKRDQIPWYRSYGASFVQQLLGNPSIGKLFFQQIARPKTVRNILLQAYQRQEAVTDELVDIILKPAQDPGAAAVFCAFTRYSSGPLPEDLLPNLPCKAILLWGTKDPWEPLELGRQLANFDTVEQFIELEGLGHCPQDEAPEIVNPILQEWLNENRE from the coding sequence ATGGACAACACAGAAAAAACTTGGACTTGGGAAGGATTCCCTATTACCTATCAAAGCTGCGGTGAAGAAGGACCGGCGGTAGTTTTAATCCATGGCTTTGGTGCATCTTGGGGACATTGGCGTAAAAATCTACCTATACTTGGACAAACTAACCGTTGTTACGCACTAGATTTAATCGGTTTTGGTAACTCAGCTAAACCCCAACCAGGGATAAAAATCAACTATACTTTTGAAACTTGGGCTAAATTAGTTACAGACTTTTGTGAGCAGGTAATCGGAACACCTGCTTTTTTAGTAGGTAATTCTATTGGTTCGATTGTAGCGATGGAAAGCGCGATCGCTTCTCCTGATTTAGTTTTAGGGGTAGCCGCTTTAAATTGCTCTTTACGCTTACTCCACGAACGTAAACGGGATCAAATCCCCTGGTATCGTAGTTATGGAGCAAGTTTTGTCCAACAATTACTCGGTAACCCCAGCATCGGTAAGTTATTCTTTCAACAGATTGCGCGACCAAAAACAGTGCGCAATATCCTTTTACAAGCTTATCAACGTCAAGAAGCGGTAACAGATGAATTAGTAGATATTATCCTTAAACCAGCCCAAGATCCTGGCGCTGCTGCGGTATTTTGTGCTTTTACCCGTTATTCAAGCGGACCATTACCAGAAGACTTATTACCCAATTTACCCTGTAAAGCTATCTTATTATGGGGAACGAAAGACCCCTGGGAACCTTTAGAATTAGGACGTCAACTCGCTAATTTTGACACAGTAGAGCAATTTATCGAGTTAGAAGGTTTAGGACATTGTCCCCAAGATGAAGCACCAGAAATAGTTAACCCCATCTTACAAGAATGGTTAAACGAGAATAGGGAATAG
- a CDS encoding alpha/beta hydrolase → MIEPIGVEQNSVVTSLGTMVYYSTKGQPWQDWQSETNKKLVFLHGFGGGSSAYEWSKVYPAFASDYQVIAPDLIGWGRSEHPEKDYYPEDYIKSITEFLEQTCSEPTPVIASSLTAALTVRVAIARPELFKCLILTTPAGLSDFGENYSRSFFAQLVSTPVLDKFIYNLGVASYNGIQNFLQTRQFARPERIYPEIVQAYLASATQPNAEYAALSFVRGDICFDLAQYITQLTTPTAIIWGQKSQFTGPDIGRRLAALNPAAIKYFQELEDVGLTPQLESPAVVIGLIRAYLQKLS, encoded by the coding sequence ATGATCGAACCAATTGGCGTAGAACAAAATTCTGTAGTAACTAGTCTAGGTACTATGGTTTATTATAGTACAAAAGGGCAACCTTGGCAAGATTGGCAATCAGAAACAAATAAGAAACTAGTCTTTCTCCATGGTTTTGGGGGTGGATCTTCGGCTTACGAATGGTCAAAGGTTTACCCCGCTTTTGCTAGTGATTATCAGGTGATCGCCCCAGATTTAATCGGTTGGGGAAGATCAGAACACCCCGAAAAAGATTATTATCCTGAAGATTATATCAAGAGTATCACAGAATTTTTAGAACAAACCTGTAGTGAACCTACCCCTGTAATCGCGTCATCCTTAACAGCAGCATTAACCGTTAGAGTAGCGATCGCTCGTCCGGAATTATTTAAATGCTTAATCTTAACCACACCCGCAGGTTTATCAGACTTTGGGGAAAACTATAGTCGTAGTTTTTTTGCTCAACTAGTTAGTACTCCAGTTCTCGATAAATTCATTTATAACCTAGGAGTAGCCAGTTATAACGGTATCCAAAATTTCCTGCAAACCCGACAATTTGCGCGACCTGAGCGCATTTATCCGGAAATAGTGCAAGCTTATTTAGCCTCAGCTACTCAGCCTAACGCAGAATACGCCGCTCTTTCTTTTGTGCGAGGGGACATCTGTTTTGATTTAGCTCAATATATCACCCAATTAACCACCCCCACCGCTATTATTTGGGGTCAAAAATCCCAATTTACCGGACCAGATATAGGGAGACGTCTAGCAGCACTTAACCCCGCAGCGATTAAATATTTTCAAGAATTAGAAGATGTGGGATTGACTCCTCAGTTAGAATCACCCGCAGTGGTGATTGGTTTGATTCGAGCTTACTTGCAAAAATTATCATAA
- a CDS encoding thioredoxin domain-containing protein encodes MSNKLAQVKSLYLRKHAENPISWWYWCEEALNLAKEQDKPIFLSIGYSSCHWCTVMEGEAFSNQAIADYLNTNFLPIKVDREERPDIDSIYMQALQMITGQGGWPLNIFLTPDDLIPFYGGTYFPIEPRYGRPGFLDVLSSLRRFYDQEKEKLQGIKAQIKGGLEQANLITTGNATDIITKELLAKGIETNIGVISANTLGNPSFPMIPYADLALRGSNLQFNSRYKRDEIAIQRGKDLALGGIFDHVAGGFHRYTVDATWTVPHFEKMLYDNGLIVEYLANLWSAGATEPSFPRAIALTVEWLKREMTAPEGYFYAAQDADSFLNPQATEPEEGAFYVWSYEELQNLLSTYELNHLAAEFTVTPEGNFEGANVLQRRQNHQLSSHIEDILAKLFVARYGRSKEELTSFPPARNNQEAKFLSWEGRIPAVTDTKMIVAWNSLMISGLARASAVFAEPSYGELAIDATEFILNNQWVEGRFYRLNYDGEASVLAQSEDYTFFIKALLDLHAANPKQTQWLTTALNVQQELDNLFWCTEGGGYYNNGSDDSDTLPLRERSYNDNATPSANGVAVANLVRLSLLTDELEYLDKAQAIISTFGNILQKYPQTCPSLVTGLYWYLQPISVRTTASNLEELIPQYFPTSTFLLKSDLPEDAVGIVCQGLACQKPATTLEELLAQIKANT; translated from the coding sequence ATGTCCAACAAATTAGCCCAAGTTAAAAGTTTATATCTGCGCAAACACGCCGAAAACCCCATTAGTTGGTGGTATTGGTGTGAAGAAGCTCTCAATCTCGCTAAAGAACAAGATAAACCCATTTTTCTCTCCATAGGTTATTCTAGCTGTCACTGGTGTACCGTCATGGAAGGTGAAGCTTTCTCCAATCAGGCGATCGCCGATTATCTCAATACTAACTTTCTCCCCATCAAAGTAGATAGAGAAGAAAGACCAGATATAGATAGCATCTATATGCAAGCATTACAAATGATTACAGGGCAAGGCGGTTGGCCCCTTAATATTTTCCTCACTCCTGATGATTTAATTCCCTTCTATGGTGGCACTTATTTCCCCATAGAGCCACGTTATGGACGTCCAGGTTTTTTAGACGTCTTATCCTCCTTACGTCGGTTCTACGACCAAGAAAAAGAGAAACTTCAAGGAATCAAAGCACAAATCAAAGGAGGTTTAGAACAAGCTAATCTGATTACTACAGGTAATGCCACCGATATAATTACTAAAGAATTACTAGCTAAAGGCATAGAAACTAATATAGGGGTTATTTCTGCCAATACCCTAGGTAACCCTAGCTTTCCCATGATTCCCTACGCAGATTTAGCACTCAGAGGAAGTAACCTACAGTTCAACTCTCGTTACAAACGAGACGAAATAGCCATTCAAAGGGGTAAAGACTTGGCTTTAGGGGGTATCTTTGACCACGTAGCAGGAGGATTTCACCGTTATACCGTAGATGCTACCTGGACTGTCCCCCACTTTGAAAAAATGCTCTATGATAACGGCTTAATTGTGGAATATCTCGCCAACCTCTGGAGTGCGGGTGCTACTGAGCCATCTTTCCCAAGAGCGATCGCCCTGACTGTAGAATGGTTAAAACGAGAAATGACTGCACCAGAAGGTTATTTTTATGCAGCTCAAGACGCCGATAGTTTCCTCAATCCCCAAGCAACAGAGCCAGAAGAAGGAGCATTTTACGTTTGGAGCTATGAAGAGTTACAGAACTTACTCAGTACTTATGAACTCAACCATCTAGCTGCAGAATTTACTGTTACTCCCGAGGGTAACTTTGAAGGAGCAAATGTACTGCAAAGAAGACAAAATCATCAACTATCATCCCATATAGAAGATATTCTCGCTAAACTATTTGTAGCTCGTTATGGACGTAGTAAGGAAGAATTAACCTCATTCCCTCCAGCGCGTAATAACCAAGAAGCCAAATTCCTTAGTTGGGAAGGACGCATACCCGCGGTTACTGACACTAAAATGATCGTAGCCTGGAATAGTTTAATGATTTCTGGTTTAGCTAGAGCTTCTGCTGTTTTTGCTGAACCTAGTTATGGGGAATTAGCTATAGATGCTACCGAATTTATCCTCAATAATCAATGGGTTGAGGGACGTTTTTACAGGTTAAACTATGATGGTGAAGCATCGGTACTAGCTCAATCAGAAGACTATACCTTCTTTATTAAAGCATTGCTAGATTTACACGCAGCTAACCCCAAACAAACCCAATGGTTAACCACAGCTTTAAATGTACAACAAGAATTAGATAACCTCTTCTGGTGCACAGAGGGAGGAGGTTATTATAATAATGGCTCTGATGATAGTGATACCCTACCCTTACGTGAACGTAGTTACAACGATAACGCTACTCCCTCGGCTAATGGTGTCGCTGTAGCTAACCTAGTGCGTCTGAGTCTATTAACCGATGAACTAGAATATCTCGATAAAGCACAAGCCATTATAAGCACTTTTGGCAATATCTTACAGAAATATCCTCAAACTTGTCCTAGTTTAGTGACTGGTTTATACTGGTATTTACAGCCAATCAGCGTCAGAACTACAGCTAGTAATTTAGAAGAGTTAATCCCCCAATATTTTCCAACTAGCACCTTTTTACTCAAATCTGATTTACCAGAAGATGCTGTGGGTATAGTCTGTCAAGGGTTAGCTTGTCAAAAACCAGCTACTACTCTAGAAGAGTTATTAGCTCAAATTAAAGCCAACACCTAA